In a single window of the Anabas testudineus chromosome 17, fAnaTes1.2, whole genome shotgun sequence genome:
- the rab2a gene encoding ras-related protein Rab-2A, with the protein MAYAYLFKYIIIGDTGVGKSCLLLQFTDKRFQPVHDLTIGVEFGARMITIDGKQIKLQIWDTAGQESFRSITRSYYRGAAGALLVYDITRRDTFNHLTTWLEDARQHSNSNMVIMLIGNKSDLESRREVKKEEGEAFAREHGLIFMETSAKTASNVEEAFINTAKEIYEKIQEGVFDINNEANGIKIGPQHPTTNSTLPGSQGGQQAGGGCC; encoded by the exons gagttGGGAAGTCATGTCTATTACTACAGTTCACAGACAAGAGGTTTCAGCCAGTTCACGATCTCACCATTG GTGTGGAATTCGGAGCAAGGATGATCACTATAGATGGCAAACAGATTAAACTGCAGATCTGGGATACG gCTGGTCAGGAATCGTTCCGGTCCATCACCAGATCTTACtacagaggagctgcaggagcacTGCTAGTCTATGACATCACAAG AAGGGACACCTTCAACCACTTGACGACTTGGTTAGAGGATGCTCGTCAGCATTCAAACTCCAATATGGTTATCATGCTCATTGGCAACAAGAG tgatTTGGAGTCAAGGAGAGaggtgaagaaagaagaaggtgAAGCATTTGCCAGAGAACACGGGCTCATATTCATGGAGACCTCAGCCAAGACTGCCTCTAACGTAGAAGAG GCTTTCATCAACACAGCTAAGGAGATCTATGAAAAGATCCAGGAGGGAGTGTTTGATATCAACAATGAG GCTAATGGTATTAAGATCGGACCCCAGCACCCTACCACCAACTCCACACTGCCTGGTAGCCAGGGAGGCCAACAGGCtggaggaggctgctgctga